GTTACAGGATTGGAAATAAGCACAAGTTTCAGATTGTTTTCAGAACAGATTCTGTtggatcattttttatttatttatctttatttttcctAACTTATTCAAGTCATGATGTGACCGTTTAGCTAAGTATGGTAAACCATACTTCATTTAATCCACCCAAACAGAAATTTTAAGTGGGGGTAGTGAATGAACAGTGCTCACTTCTTCCAAACTTTTAGGATGACCTTGTAAacatatgatttaaaatataaaatttggcCACAATGTTTATTACCTGTAATGGCATACGTTAGATAATAGTGCAGAAATTAATTTCAAACGTTTTTTctaaatttagcatttttttatgcACCCTAGTGGATGTTTTGGacaagttgttatttttgttttctttgcacacaaaaagtattcttgtagctccataacattacggttgaaccactgatgtcacatggactatttattaacaatgtccttactacctttcttgaccttgaacgtgtcagctgTCTATGCATgatcaaaaagctctcggatttcatcaaaaatatcttaatttgtgttctgaagacagACGAAAgacttacgagtttggaacgacatgaaggtgagtaatcactgacagaattttcatttttgagtaaactatgcCTGTAAAAATTGATGATAGCATCTACCAACAAGAGCCTTTGGAGccatgctaaccagccaaactTTGACCTCTTGACCCCAACACATAATCATGCATTGACTCTACTGAATGATAACCATTTGTGTTGGCTTGAAAAGCAAGAGTTGGCTTTGTAAATCAACAGATCTGCATGCCATCTCCGAGTGTTTGCAGCCCACATATTTTCGTCAGTAGTTCAAAGCTACAGAGATGCCCATTCAAACTACAGCATTGGCCCAAAAAAGAGGTATACACTTCGCATTCCAATGGAGAACAAGCATTTCACATTCTTACAAAACCATGACCCCTACAGAACAATCAAAGATTGGTATGAATAAGAGATGAGTGAATATGATTaaacaaaatgctgaaataagaaatgttgttttggaccccactgacttcctTGTATGAACAAAGCATTAGAAATAAAGTGATACAGTGTCTGTTGGTGGCTGCATCCTATTCTGAACAAATACAACAGTACAGAGCAACGAGGCACGAAGTGAACATCAATCTGAGAGAGACAAGGCAGGAGAATGAGAGCAGCACATAGAGAGAAGCACTGTGTTAGTGGAACAGTGACACAGTCATTCACTTTGGCCACAGTCTGAATAAATCATAGATCTCACAGTCTCACCCTCCTACAATCAGTTTCTTTCATatcactctctctctgtctgttgtCCTCATTTTCTCCAGTCCTGTGTGTGTTTAGCCTTGTCCTGCCCTCTCTACCACTCTGTACTACAGCCCTACCAGCTGAATACACCAAACTGGATTTGTCTTTCACTCAGTTTAGAGTCAAAACatcttatatattattgttaggGTTAAAGTTAGCAGAATAAGTTGACACGAAGTTGCTAAGTTTATAGTAGTGGAATGTCTATTGAAGGACCATCAAATAAAGCTGATATTAAGCAGAAAGTCTACTAATACTATAGTGACTGCTAGTTGACATCTAAGCACAAAGTTAGCTAactgtctaaagtggactatgaaaataaagtgtttCCTCATTCAGCCAATATTTGCAATtgttaaatatgacaaaaaagttGAGTAGTCTGCATCACTGGACAGCTGAAGCATTGCACTGGAATTCATGTCTAAACTGTAAATGTTATCTTCTTTTATTTGATTGGTCTTAGTCATTTTGATATTGACAAGCACTGCCAGACCAGcctaaaatgtaacttttaaagCTTTACATCATCCTAACAACTAGCAGCGCAAGTATCAAGACAAGTATATCAAATATTGGCCTACTTAACAACTTAACAAAAAGTAGCATCATCCAGCTTATCAAGATTTCACTGCAACTGTGGACTTACCAAATATAGTGAGGCAACTTGTGGCACTCTTAGTGCTGTCCGGGTACACTTGGAACTCACAGGTGTAGCAGGCCTCATCTTCAGGTCGGACCGGCCATAACGTTAGCTGTGTGTCAGATAGGGAAGGGCTCAGGCTTGCGCGGTCCACAAACTCTTCTTCAATTACAGGGTCACTCTGCTTTGCAAAAGATGCAACTTCACGGGATTCTGCTTTATTTACAATCTTCTTCCATAACACCGTCTTGACCTTCTCCGGCAGGCCGTAACGACAGGCCAGAGAGGCTTGTTTACCACCCACTGCAGTCTTATTGCCTTCTGGAATCACCattgctgtaaaaaaatgaaaataagacaCTACTACAGTAACCGCTGCATAACACATGTAACTTATATACAtgattgtaaatacattttatacagtaTAGTGTATTTAAAACTATATGCATGTAATCTGAACCCCAggtattaaaggagtagttcacttccagaacaaaaatttacagatctcacccccttgtcatccaagatgttcatgtctttttttcttcagtcgtaaagaaattttttttttttgaggaaaacatttcaggatttctctccatataatggacttcaatgctgcccctaagtttgaactctttcggttcatgacagttaggttaGGTCGAAAAACTTTCATCTCATTTTcgcctccaacttcaaaatcatcctacatctctgttttaccttttttgtaaagggcctTTGACCTTCTGCATGTTCACTTAACACAGTACAcactgagtcggtacttctgcagcgatgtaggatgattttgaagctggaggaAAAAATTAGATAGGAGTTTTTCTAACCTCACTGTGATgaaaccagaatacacagagttcacgcagagctagacaagatgagcatttgaggtttgaaatatttaaattgtaaatttactGAAAGCAAACTACTGCTTTaaaacttgtatggcttaatataacataaatgatgtctcttactgaaatataaaatagaaaacccatgaaatacattatttaaaaaattcatattgttttatacatattttggagtATGGGaggcgccattatttcaatgagcTAAAATGGCTGCAATCTGTGaactactggcgctacctgttgctatttttaccgcaacacaactcaggaaacaaaatactgatacgGTTCggttttggttgtaattttcagtcaaaaggcaacaagagaagcgatgtaagtcttcactgctttcttagcgataagaagaggagaaaagaatggatGCCTGTGGACAAATGAACTTGTTAAAGACccgcgtctttgttctctccactttagccctgatgcctttgaggcttttagtagagaacagctactgaaagagcttacaaacggcagagacaagaaacgctagatgccatcctggcagaaTGTAAGCATGCCGACGCTTGTCATGATGATGACTtaaggagtttctcagtgcaGATTTCACTCATAATCCGGGTGTgcttagactccttgtggggaaaatcgatggtacggcatttggtttaagcttTATGCTTATATCTatcaccacctgtaagctttttcagtagctgtggtcatcatatcagtattttattttctgagttgtgttgcagtaaaaatagcaacaggtagcggcaGTAGCTCACTGAGCTCAACCATTTCACTtcataatggcgccccccatagtccaaaatatgtatgaaacAATGTGgactgtttaaataaagtaagtctttctactacatatttcagtaacatcatttacattacataaggccatacaagtcttaaccCGGGTCTCCCTTTAATAGCATACTACTATAAGCTCTGTTTTTGCAGCAGTGCTGTAGAAGAACCACTTTTTGAAGAACATGTGAAGAACTTTTTCcacaataaagaaccttttgtccATTTGATGTTAAATATTCTTCATGGAACAACAGAAACCAATaaagaatcttcatttttaaggtagTATGTCACAagacaaactatttttttttacctgcagTTAACAAAAGAAGAAACAGGCTTTGGGAGTGAGGTCAAAAAGAGGTCTCACTGAGACCAAGATGAGATGGATGAGTTTTTTCAAAGTCAATACATAAACTGCTGAAGGAGCATCCAGAATACAATCCCCACATGATCAATGATGTATTAAAGGGAGGAAAGGACACTAGTCTCCACCACATTATCCTTAAAAATGATTGGCAGGTCCAGAGAATCCATGAGATGTTGATACCAGCTGAATCTTTGCCTGACAAAGCAGCTGTTTCTTATCAACAATCACATTCTCTTCCAGAATCCACAACGCAAGTGCGCAACATCTAAAACCACAACTATGCTGAAGTGTTTTATAATTCCCACAACCTGCTTTATGAGAGCCAAAGAACAAAAACTGATGATACGTGAGCTGAATATCAGTGTTTCAAAgcatatctaaaaaaatatatatatattcattaaagTAAGACTTGGCTTTCTAATGCATGTTCATTTAGAATTAAGCAATGGGCTACAGCCATATCTGTCTCTGATTTTCAGTCAATAAAGAGCGTGATGAATGAAAGACCAGGAATGGGAGGTGAACTAGTAATAGTTTAACTGAAGATTTCCTAAGTTGGAATATGACTGAAGGTTACAAAATGTGAACATGTTTGAATATCGCAGTTGAACACACAACATTACTCAGCTAAAATGAACTGAcatgaataaaatttaataaaatcttgctgattaagattttaaaaattcagtatTGTTTAAGGAATCAGTCATGTGACTGATTCAATGACTTACTCATGACGACTTGTCACTACCTACCAGCGCTTCGATGTAAACTGCAAAAAGATTCACTAAATAAATCACTCTGGAacaaaaaagtgatataaacCATAAAAAGTCCCAGTGTTGTTGGAAAGCACTGATGCTCACTGTCAAATGGAATGATGCATCCTCCAAATATATCTTGTCGAAGACTCACCTGTGACAGTAAGGCAGGTTTGTCCTTCTCTTGAGCCTTTGGGATAAATATCAAAGATGCAAGTATAACAGCCCTCATCCCTGTAGCTGACTCGTTTAATGGTGATGGCGCTGGCATCTCGTGGTGAAGGAGCTAGCTCCACATGCTGTTGTCCGCTCACGCTGTCTTGTTCACCAGGCTGGTAAGTGATTAACGTCTGGTTCTGCACATCCAGCCAGCGGACCTGTTGAACCGATTCTCCTCTGCCCTTGACAAGCGTACAGCTCAGAGTGAAGGGCTGCTCGACCGGGGCCTCCAGACGTTTTGGAGCTGAAACCCTGCCTGAGACAAACCAATACTGAAACCAGCCGAAATACACTGCTTATACATAGAACATGAGATAATAATCACGCACCTTGTAGTCTGGACACCATTACCAAAGACACACAGATCTGTAGACATCTTGGCAAGGAGACCACAAACATTTTAGCctagtggaaagaaaatacagtgttttaGTTACTATAACgccaaattctaaaagttttatctgtttttaaGTAGTTTATACCCTTTATATTGAGAGGGCATTTAACAGTCCAGCTCAGTCTTGTGGGATGAAAATGAAGGCAATGATTTCTGTAAGTTAGGGACGTTTCCAACATCTTACTGAAGGGCTGCCATCTGTGTTCACATATTACAGACACAAAGACAATTTATAAAACATGTATAGAAAATATACAcacttaaaagtttaaaatgagtTTGTAAACAAATAGAAATTCTGCTTATATATGAATTTCTACACCAAACACTGTGTGGTATTTGTGTTGTTTCactatttttccaaaataataaagaatgaacatttgtatttaaacgtaattatacattatacatttcagaaaacataattaatgtgtttttgagcCGTTTAATCCATGACTGCACCACAACTATGACTTTAAGTTAATCTAAATTAatatcttttcattttaaaattgatttaagaGGTTGGAAAAATTCTACAAGgattatataaatatagctAATAAATCTTTAGTAAACAGGATTTGCTGAGAACAGTTAAATAACAGCtgattgatttttatatataatacataacttTTCTgtataacaatatttttatgttagatatgtaattatatgtaatttactacttacatattgaaattaaattatttgggAAAATTGAATACAAAATGAGTCTAAAGTTTAAAAGTAAccaaagatgttctgagtgTTAGATAAGAAtaagtaattaatattatattttgacaTACCTCTATGTGGAGTAGATGCCCTCTGCTCTCAGAACACACTCTTCAACACACTGAACCAACTGCAAACGGTCCTTTCTCCACCCATCACTAACACACTGCATATGCCGAGTCAAGCACGTGGTGGCTCCGTCTCAAAACTTGCTGTTTAACTGCCTACTTAGACAGCATTGTCAGGCATCCCAGGCATCTCAGctcacatgcacacacagcTCTAACTCAAATGGCAACAATGGCCaaatatgaaactaaaaattcaaattatgtagcttttttgaatataaaaaatgacattcacacacacacacacatatacagtagtAAATAAAAGTTACTTTGAGATAAAACAACTACTAAAGATCTCTGGAGGACCGTTATTATGAGAATTGAATAGCATCCTCATTATTTCACACCATTAAtctcaacagttttttttttctctcttctctcgTAAGTACATTAAAAGGACGtgtattgaatttatttaaaatgtaaacaagaaCTGCATTTAAAGGTGGGGGGGGGACTTACTTTGAAAACAGTGTAGGTTGCTTTGgatgccaaatgcataaatgtgaccctggaccacaaaaccagtttttttttttttttttttaatgtatacatcatctgaaaactgaagcTTTGTAttgatggtttgttaggataggacaatatttggtcaagctacaactatttgaaaatctggaatctgagggtgcaaaaaaaataaataaataaataaatgttgagaaaaatcacctttaaagttgtcctcCTTAGcaaattacaaatcaaaaattaagttttgatgtatttacattcagaaatttacaaaatgtcttcattgaacatgatgtttacttaatattctaatgatttctggcataaaagaaaaatctgtaattttgacccatgcaatgtattgttggctactgctacacaTAAACCTGTGCTACTTTTTGGGGTTCAGGGACACAAATGAACTTCAGAAGTATTTCTGTAAAGAGACAGCACAGCAATGTTGTCAGTCTGACCCCTAGTGTTCAAAATAGGTCTGACAATTTTACTTATAATACTTGATTATTAAACAAacgaaaaatgtgaaaatgttgtTATCTAAGACTGTATtgatgtaattaataataaggtcatattaaaggagaagtccacttccagaacaaaaatttacagataatgtactcacccccttgtcatccaagatgttcatgtctttctttcaggatttcaggattttttctccatttaatggactgatatggtgccccgagtttgaactttcaaaagtttaaatgtggcttcaaacgatcccaaatgcggctgtaaacaatcccagctgaggaagaagggtcttacctagcgaaacgatcggttattttcatttaaaaaaaaaaaaacaatttaaatactttttaatctcaaacgctcgtcttgcctttctctccatgaactctgtgtattctgactcaagacagttagtgtatgcggaaaaactccaatcatattttctccctcaatttcaaaaatcatttcaaaatcatcctacattgctgcagaagtaccgacctagtctttgcaaagtgaacacgcaaagaagatcaaacacccttaaacaAAAGGTAAAACCGCGATATAGGGCAAATTTgcagttgagggagaacatgagatgggagtttttgttcaactgtcatgaactgatGTCATGAACAAGACAAGaagagtgtttgacattaaaaactatttttatgaaaataacgtttcgctagataagacccttcttcctcagctgggatggtttacaaccacatttgggattgtttgaagcagcattttctgcatgaaagttcaaactcggggcaccatatcagtccattatatggagaaaaatccagaaatgttttcctaaaaaaaaaaaaaaaaattctttacgactgaaaaaaaaaagacatgaacatcttggatgacaaaggagtgagtacattatctgtaaactgttgttttggaaggggacttcacctttaagatagtgataaaaaaaaaaatcccctccAATTCAAATGTAACAGCTATCAGCCACATTTGCCCCAAAGGTTCTTGGTATCTGGGTAATTATCAGTTAATAATAAT
The sequence above is drawn from the Labeo rohita strain BAU-BD-2019 unplaced genomic scaffold, IGBB_LRoh.1.0 scaffold_340, whole genome shotgun sequence genome and encodes:
- the zgc:113337 gene encoding OX-2 membrane glycoprotein isoform X1; translation: MFVVSLPRCLQICVSLVMVSRLQGRVSAPKRLEAPVEQPFTLSCTLVKGRGESVQQVRWLDVQNQTLITYQPGEQDSVSGQQHVELAPSPRDASAITIKRVSYRDEGCYTCIFDIYPKGSREGQTCLTVTAMVIPEGNKTAVGGKQASLACRYGLPEKVKTVLWKKIVNKAESREVASFAKQSDPVIEEEFVDRASLSPSLSDTQLTLWPVRPEDEACYTCEFQVYPDSTKSATSCLTIFVLPKPQVSYKTTSPGVIEANCTAVARPQAEIVWNVEGNNRTIGPPVTTAIQQNDGTTLVISTLTIQAGLLKDVSVKCLVHHKGLETAIAVSMNTKIGTALAILISVTTVAFLLVLCLCFCLWKCVLRKDEPEEHQLPRRGREERETDS
- the zgc:113337 gene encoding OX-2 membrane glycoprotein isoform X2, producing MSTDLCVFGNGVQTTRVSAPKRLEAPVEQPFTLSCTLVKGRGESVQQVRWLDVQNQTLITYQPGEQDSVSGQQHVELAPSPRDASAITIKRVSYRDEGCYTCIFDIYPKGSREGQTCLTVTAMVIPEGNKTAVGGKQASLACRYGLPEKVKTVLWKKIVNKAESREVASFAKQSDPVIEEEFVDRASLSPSLSDTQLTLWPVRPEDEACYTCEFQVYPDSTKSATSCLTIFVLPKPQVSYKTTSPGVIEANCTAVARPQAEIVWNVEGNNRTIGPPVTTAIQQNDGTTLVISTLTIQAGLLKDVSVKCLVHHKGLETAIAVSMNTKIGTALAILISVTTVAFLLVLCLCFCLWKCVLRKDEPEEHQLPRRGREERETDS